The Garra rufa chromosome 20, GarRuf1.0, whole genome shotgun sequence genome contains the following window.
TCACAGTGTTTTTACATGAGATGTTTCAAACCTGTTGCATCAAGTCTATTGATGGTGGACACAGCTTCACTGTTGAACATCCAGAAATGACCATTGTTGCAGGACAGCAAGCAGGGCTTGCATGGGGCCACCACGTGATATCCCACAACATTCCCACTGAATTTGCAGAAAGAGCCAGAGAGACACACAAAAACACCTGATTCAAATGCTTTGTGAGACACAATAAAACAACAGCAAACGGCTCAGTTAACAATAGACTGAACATTACCAAAACATGTTTGATGCCAACCTACAAATCTAATTATGCtgcagtgtaaataaaataaggaTAATgcataccatttaaaagtttcagTTTGGtaatatttgtaaaatgtaatttgttcttgtgatgcaaagctgaattttttagcatcattactttagtcttcagtgtcacatgatccttcagaaatcattctaataagctgatttattgGTCAATAAACATTCCTTCTTATTATTTGTAAAAACCTATTTTTCTAGAAACAGTAGtacattgtcatttttttaatgaatagaaggtttaaaagaacagcttttatttgaaatagatgttttataacattatacatgcTTTTGtcacttgatcaatttaatgcattactgcattaaaaaaaaacattcatttcctATATCATCATATTTGTTATTAATAAACTTATAATTCCAAACACTAGTTATCCTAAACACTACAAACAAAAGTAGTCAAAACTGAGTGATAGTAGTTATAAAAACCTCTTTACCATTTCAAACAGGCAATGTCTCTTAATTTGCATTTGCAGCTTTCAGTGGAATAGCAGCTGGCCACAAAATCAACTGTCCTAAATGTGGGAAAACAACACAGACTTGTTTATGTTTAAGCATTAAACAAAGAAAATGATGACCATATTTATACAAGTGAAATCTGATCACGGAAGCCTCACCTATTTGGTGGTATGTCGGTTGAGAACAACTCTATTTCCGTATCAGCCAAAAGTACAGCTTTCATCCCTCTCATACACAGCAGACTATCACAGTATATACAGTTGACTTGCGTCACACACTTATTCTTGAAATTTGAAGTAGACATTGTGGAGTTGAGATCTTCAAGTAAAGCTCTTAATAAAACACCGGGTCCTGTTGATTGAAAATGGTCACAAAGAGTCAGCACCTGCCCTGAAGGCTGCAGCAGATGTTTAACAGCCTGACTGAGACGACCTGCACCTGTCTAGCTAGCTAGCTCTAGCCTGTTTGCACCTGTATTACGTTAGCAGTGTCACCAAGTTAAAGTGTATTAAACACAAAAACGCAAAAGGCTTTCAAATTAACATTATGGATATAAATCTCAGTAACTCCTGAAATTTCACACTTCTGTTAGAGTATAGAAAAGCTGTTCTTTTCTTATTAGAGAGCTAGCTAGCTAACTAAAATATGAAGTCTTTTTTTGTACTAAGCATGCCATAGAATCATTCTTACCTGGTATCGAATATCAGATCGTTCTAGATCTACGCGGCAGAGAAACACATTGTACCACAGTACAAGCTCTCTATCGTTACAACAGGGCTTAGATTGCTAAGCTACGTTTGTTTACGTCCCCGTCAAAGCGGATATACACTTCCTGAAAGATTTTCAAACAGCCCGATGTCTAACGCTGATTGGTTACGAATGACCATATCTCACACATGATTGGTCAGCTCAAATTCCTTAGGTGATTGGTTGCAGTGTCTTTTCCGCAAAACCGCTAGGGAGGGGAGGAGCGATTCGTTTGTGCAAATCGGTTCTTTCGAACGAGTTGTTTCGAAGAACTGATTCAAAAACGGTTCAGTGATTCTTTTATCATCACGTGGTCACTGACATCGCTTTGTGGTAGATTATTTGTGCCAAAAATGCTGTTTATAACGTTTATTTagattaaatgttattattaaggGTGTTCATTGTGATACAGTGCATTCCAGTTCAGTTTAATACAGAAATTCAGTTCATAAAACctaaatatgtgactctggaccacaaaatcagtcataagggtccattttttacagttttttttttcttcatttatgtatggtttgttaggatatgacaatatttggcagagatatttaaaaatctggaatctaaagtgcaaaaaaatctaaatattgaaaaaaatcgcctttaaagttgtccaaattaagttcttagcaatgcatatattactaatcaaacattaaaagttttaatatatttacggtaggaaatgtgcaaaatatcttcatggaacatgatctgtacttaatatcctaatgagttttggcataaaggaaaaaaatatcattttgacatacaatgtatttttggctatgctacttaagactgattttgtggtcctgggtcacatataatttgcatttacatataaaaaaagaccaaaaaacattattacatGTACATCTCTTTTGCATGCTTCATTTTATTTGTTGAAACCATCTCCACAATAGATTCAGTTCATAGCGTCAGCTGTTGGgtgttttaatttcatttatgcTTTCTCGCTTCCTCAGGTGGTTTCCTGGCTAGTCTGTCCTCTAGTTACCACCTAACTTGAAAGTCATTCATTTCAAAGATGATATTAAttaaatgcactgcaaaaagGTGAGGTGTAAGGAGTGAAGAAGCTTCCAAGTGTATCctataaaaagtttttttctccTCACAGATGATAAGAGCATAAATTCTCATCTCATGTTCCAAAACATAATTTTCACTTAGTTTGCATAGGTTGTTTGACTCATGAATAATTAGTTTAGTAAAGGAACAATTGGTCAGACCGGATTTGTGAACCGGttcaactgattcatttaaaagatCCGACTCGCAATGATTCGTTCACGAATCAAACATCGctacaaaaaaagagaaatgtaagaaaaaaatgaagaaatacATTAACAAAAACAATTATTGTTTACATgattattaatttcatttttatcaaCACAAGGGCGACATAAATAAAAAGAGAAACAAGGAGGCTTTAAAAAGCAGtttgtaaaatatttaagttATTTCATTTGCTCCAGCCTTTTAATTAAATTAGGCGGCATGCAATGGAGTTATGAGATAAAACAGTACTATTAATGCCTCAGAAATGTATCTTTTGGCAATTTGATAGATTCATGTCGTGTTCGTGTGTTGTAACCAATGACAATAGAGGGGGGGTTGTTCTTTCTCTTCCCTGAAAAGAGGCGGGGTTTGAGTTTGGGAAAATTCAGAGAATAGCGTAACAGTAAGTCTAGAGGGAGAAATCTGGTAAATGAAACTCGATTGCAGACATGGAAATCGCCTTTTAAGGTAAGTGGCTGATCGATTCAATTCAGCAGTATATGATACGGGCGCATTAGGCACGAGAAACCCTCGCAATCGTCCGGATGAAATGCAGGAATCTCCTTAAGGAAAGCCCTGAACTATTCAGAGAGTCACCAGGGGCCTCTCTGCTTTTCACATCACGTTACTCGACAAACTCCCTCTTGTTGCTCATGGGCATAACCTCTTTCATTTTAGGACTGGTGATTTAAAGTCTGCAACAACCCTGGCATAATCTTTTTAAACGTGTTTTAGGCTAGGCTACATGATATGACAATGTTTAAGTACTCTTTAACCTCGTTTTTCCAACTGGACACATTTGTTTCAGGCTTTTCCTATTTAAAGGCAACAATCATGTCAAAATCGGTCATTAGAATTTTCTTTGATCATCTTAGAGATAAAATCATACATGGCAGCATGTCACAATGATTTTCCACACCTATGACACTaggtttaaaatgtgtttttaattgaTGCCATATTGTAATGTGAAATATCTATCTAATTGATGCCATATTGTTATGTGTAGGCTATAGAAAATTAGTTCAATACAATTAATCCAATCTGCATATTATTACACATACATTATTAATGATTTGTTTTATTATGAAGTAGTCAGATATCAGAATAATATCATTTCGTACCCGCAATTATGCGTCAGTTTACATTTTTCGTAACTAAACATTGTAAAGCGGAGCTTTGATGAGGTAAACGTctgttttaaacaaataaaacgaAACGAAAATATTTTGAGGAAGTTTACTGGAAGGAACTAGTCTTTAGAAACCTGATCCAGTGAACTTTTCTCTGCCCTGTTTGTGTGCAGTGTGATGCTGGGAAGTCTAATCCATGCCTTCATCCTGCCCTGAGAAGAATCTGTAGCCTCACTCACACGTCTGACCGCTGGAGGAAGGCTGAAACTTTTGAAGGCGCTGCGTCTGGTCGCTCGGATCCATCCAAGTGCGAGTGAATGGGATGCAACTCTTCTTTTTCTGCTTCTGCTTCGTTCCTCGGACATATTCAACCTAGGAAGCCAACGGCAGCTCCAACTAAT
Protein-coding sequences here:
- the LOC141293774 gene encoding protein FAM72A, translated to MSTSNFKNKCVTQVNCIYCDSLLCMRGMKAVLLADTEIELFSTDIPPNRTVDFVASCYSTESCKCKLRDIACLKCGNVVGYHVVAPCKPCLLSCNNGHFWMFNSEAVSTINRLDATGQNLLLWGDLPELEGSDDESLDSLSEEEYLR